A region of Dioscorea cayenensis subsp. rotundata cultivar TDr96_F1 chromosome 5, TDr96_F1_v2_PseudoChromosome.rev07_lg8_w22 25.fasta, whole genome shotgun sequence DNA encodes the following proteins:
- the LOC120260749 gene encoding GDSL esterase/lipase ACHE-like encodes MNLLMICLTLLLSLQTSSCTPCKFPAIINFGDSNSDTGGLSATFGPAPPPNGETFFHMPAGRFSDGRLIIDFIAKSFGLAYLSAYLDSLGTNFSHGANFATAGSTIMQPSAPLNKGGYSPFSLQVQVSQFAQFKSRSQMISKKGKVFKSLMPKKDYFKKALYTIDIGQNDLTELFFSNQSADDYIPLTMKVFSDVVEEVYKHGGRYFWIHNTGPLGCLTYVLLRRPSSSMELDPVGCAVIFNKLAQKFNNMLNETVTQLRKDLPSATFIYVDVYSAKYNLFSKAEKYGFEKPLRTCCGYGGGEYNFDFNVRCGDKGIVEGEEVLLGKSCSHPEKSIIWDGVHYTEAANKWVFNEIATGKYSHPSLPLCKVCY; translated from the exons atgaacctCCTCATGATATGTCTCACCCTGCTTCTATCACTCCAAACGTCCTCATGTACACCATGCAAATTCCCTGCGATAATTAACTTCGGTGACTCCAATTCCGATACCGGCGGCCTCTCCGCCACCTTCGGCCCTGCTCCACCTCCAAATGGAGAGACCTTCTTTCATATGCCGGCCGGTCGATTCTCCGATGGCCGTCTTATTATCGACTTTATAG CTAAGAGTTTTGGTTTGGCATACTTGAGCGCATACTTAGACTCTTTAGGCACTAACTTTAGTCATGGAGCCAATTTTGCCACTGCTGGATCAACCATCATGCAACCAAGTGCGCCACTAAATAAAGGTGGCTATAGTCCCTTCTCATTACAAGTTCAGGTATCCCAGTTCGCTCAGTTCAAATCCAGGTCTCAAATGATCTCCAAAAAAG ggaAAGTTTTCAAAAGCTTGATGCCGAAGAAGGATTATTTCAAAAAAGCTTTGTATACAATCGACATCGGTCAAAACGATCTCACCGAGCTTTTTTTTAGTAATCAATCTGCTGATGATTATATCCCATTGACAATGAAGGTGTTTAGTGATGTCGTAGAA GAGGTGTATAAACACGGAGGGCGATACTTTTGGATCCATAACACGGGTCCTTTAGGTTGCCTGACCTATGTTCTTCTCCGAAGACCATCGTCGTCCATGGAACTCGATCCGGTTGGCTGCGCCGTGATATTCAATAAATTAGCACAAAAATTCAATAACATGCTCAATGAAACAGTGACACAGCTCAGAAAAGATCTGCCTTctgcaacattcatctatgtAGATGTTTACTCTGCTAAATACAATCTTTTTAGCAAGGCAGAAAAGTATG GATTTGAGAAGCCTCTGAGAACATGCTGTGGATATGGTGGTGGTGAATATAACTTTGATTTTAATGTGAGATGTGGAGACAAAGGCATAGTTGAGGGGGAGGAAGTTTTATTGGGGAAATCATGTTCACATCCAGAGAAAAGCATAATTTGGGATGGAGTTCATTACACTGAAGCTGCAAACAAATGGGTTTTCAATGAGATAGCCACTGGAAAATATTCACAtccttctcttcctctttgCAAGGTCTGTTATTGA